The Macaca fascicularis isolate 582-1 chromosome 1, T2T-MFA8v1.1 genome includes a window with the following:
- the C1H1orf115 gene encoding required for drug-induced death protein 1 yields the protein MMTVGARLRSKAESSLLRRGPRGRGRTEGDEEAAAILEHLEYADEAEAAAESGASAAVERGPGARGARRVHFAHLPERYEPLEEPAPSEQPKKRYRRKLKKYGKNVGKVIIKGCRYVVIGLQGFAAAYSAPFAVATSVVSFVR from the exons ATGATGACGGTGGGAGCTAGGCTCCGAAGCAAGGCGGAGAGCAGCCTCCTGCGCCGCGGGCCCCGAGGGCGAGGGAGGACCGAGGGGGACGAGGAGGCGGCCGCCATCCTGGAGCACCTGGAGTACGCCGACGAGGCGGAGGCGGCGGCCGAGAGCGGGGCGAGCGCGGCTGTCGAACGGGGCCCCGGGGCCCGGGGCGCGCGGAGGGTGCACTTCGCACACCTGCCCGAGCGCTACGAGCCCCTGGAGGAGCCGGCGCCGAGCGAGCAGCCCAAGAAGCGGTACCGGCGGAAGCTGAAGAAGTACGGCAAG AATGTTGGGAAGGTCATCATCAAAGGATGCCGCTACGTGGTCATCGGCCTGCAAGGCTTCGCTGCAGCCTACTCCGCCCCGTTTGCGGTAGCCACCAGCGTGGTATCCTTTGTGCGCTAA